A part of Bacteroidota bacterium genomic DNA contains:
- the lnt gene encoding apolipoprotein N-acyltransferase — MKKLTNNYLFLSLAAGLLLWLAWPPFVTAPLAFIGFVPLFMLQQQIQENNLKNRVLFFYVFVAMLMWNLATTWWVYHASPAAVAAFVLNALLMTLPWLGFHLTRKVFGDKLAYPAFICYWLAFEYLHLNWQISWPWLTLGNVFATLPNMVQWYEFTGFLGGSLWVLLTNILVFKLIQSYTRPRVINLAVTVLLPLISSYIILNALTTTDGTREQDVANVSVIQPNIDPYTDKFGGKTPQEQVQIMLQLAEESVTPKTRLVMFPETSLTQPIEEEEINNSSAILQLREFCRKHKVSILTGADTRHHFKEGEKLTATARKYSDADVYFDAYNTALLIDSTDSVKIYHKSKLVPGVEILPYPSVFRPIEKLFDLGGTSGSLGIQDDAEVFITADSMHIAPIICYESVYGDWVGRYVRQGADLLCIITNDGWWRNTPGYRQHLHYARLRAIEMRRNIARSANTGISAFINYKGEIEEHTNWWVPAQLNRTTYLKQDMTWYAQNGDYIGKIGAWIGIIIFLSTFVKRIVRKGH, encoded by the coding sequence ATGAAGAAACTGACGAATAACTACTTGTTTTTAAGTCTTGCCGCCGGCCTCTTATTATGGCTGGCATGGCCGCCGTTTGTTACTGCCCCTTTGGCTTTCATAGGTTTTGTACCCTTGTTTATGCTGCAACAGCAAATACAAGAAAATAACCTTAAAAACCGCGTGCTTTTCTTTTATGTATTTGTAGCCATGCTGATGTGGAACTTAGCCACTACGTGGTGGGTATATCATGCTTCGCCCGCGGCGGTGGCGGCATTTGTTCTCAATGCACTACTAATGACGTTACCGTGGTTAGGTTTCCACCTCACGCGTAAAGTCTTTGGCGATAAACTGGCTTACCCTGCTTTTATCTGCTATTGGCTGGCGTTTGAATATTTACACCTCAACTGGCAAATATCGTGGCCTTGGCTCACGCTGGGCAATGTGTTTGCTACCCTGCCCAACATGGTGCAATGGTATGAGTTTACAGGATTTTTGGGTGGCAGCCTTTGGGTGTTGCTTACCAATATTTTGGTGTTTAAACTCATTCAAAGTTATACCCGCCCACGGGTAATTAACCTTGCGGTTACTGTGTTGTTGCCACTGATTTCGTCGTACATCATCCTAAATGCATTAACCACAACCGACGGCACACGCGAGCAAGATGTAGCCAACGTGAGTGTAATACAACCCAATATCGACCCGTACACGGATAAATTTGGCGGGAAAACCCCGCAGGAGCAGGTACAGATTATGCTGCAACTGGCCGAGGAGAGCGTTACCCCGAAAACACGGTTGGTAATGTTTCCTGAAACATCACTAACACAGCCTATTGAGGAAGAAGAAATAAACAACTCATCAGCCATACTGCAATTGCGTGAGTTTTGCCGCAAGCACAAAGTGAGCATTTTAACGGGAGCTGATACAAGACACCACTTTAAAGAAGGAGAAAAGTTAACAGCTACGGCAAGAAAATACAGTGACGCGGATGTGTATTTTGATGCTTATAATACTGCCTTGCTGATTGATAGCACGGATAGTGTGAAGATATACCACAAAAGTAAACTGGTGCCGGGAGTTGAGATTTTGCCCTACCCGTCTGTTTTCCGTCCAATTGAAAAGCTGTTTGACTTGGGGGGAACATCGGGCAGTTTGGGCATACAAGACGATGCCGAAGTATTTATTACTGCCGATAGCATGCACATTGCCCCGATTATTTGCTACGAAAGCGTTTATGGGGATTGGGTGGGAAGATACGTTCGCCAGGGGGCTGATTTGCTGTGCATTATTACCAACGACGGATGGTGGCGCAATACACCCGGCTACCGTCAGCACTTGCACTACGCCCGCCTGCGTGCCATAGAAATGCGCCGGAATATTGCTCGTAGTGCAAACACAGGTATCTCTGCTTTTATAAATTATAAGGGTGAGATTGAAGAACACACCAACTGGTGGGTACCTGCCCAATTAAACAGAACTACTTATTTGAAGCAGGATATGACATGGTATGCCCAAAACGGCGACTATATTGGTAAAATAGGTGCTTGGATAGGCATTATTATTTTCCTTTCAACCTTTGTGAAAAGAATAGTACGCAAAGGGCATTAA
- a CDS encoding YicC family protein yields MMKLRSMTGFGGAEAANNRIAVKAELKSLNGKFMDLNLRMPRNVQNKEIALRRELSKRIERGTATLFLNIERNVTGADAPLVDGEMAKKLFGEIEQLQQTLNYQSGNILDRVLAFPGVINTDDTEELDEDDWKLVEATIDQAFDAFDAFRLQEGDALKQDLQKFVENIQNCLPEIEKFEGERITALRDRIYNQLQATLDDEKLDKDRFEQEMIYYLEKIDFSEEKSRLIQHCRYFTDTLAKEPGGKKLGFIAQEMGREINTLGAKASHFNIQQLVVVMKDELEKIKEQVNNVL; encoded by the coding sequence ATGATGAAATTACGCTCGATGACGGGGTTTGGCGGTGCCGAGGCAGCCAATAACCGAATAGCAGTGAAGGCCGAGTTAAAATCGCTGAACGGAAAATTTATGGACCTTAACCTGCGTATGCCCCGCAATGTGCAGAACAAAGAAATAGCCTTACGCCGCGAACTAAGCAAACGCATTGAACGCGGAACAGCTACCTTGTTCTTAAACATTGAGCGCAACGTAACAGGGGCGGATGCTCCGCTAGTAGATGGCGAAATGGCTAAAAAGCTGTTTGGTGAGATTGAACAACTGCAACAGACTTTGAATTACCAAAGCGGTAATATTTTAGATAGAGTACTGGCGTTTCCCGGTGTGATAAATACCGATGATACCGAAGAGTTGGACGAAGACGATTGGAAACTGGTGGAAGCTACTATCGACCAAGCCTTTGATGCGTTTGACGCTTTCCGTTTGCAAGAAGGGGATGCCTTGAAGCAGGATTTACAGAAGTTTGTTGAAAACATACAGAACTGCCTGCCAGAGATTGAAAAGTTTGAAGGCGAACGTATTACTGCGTTGCGCGACCGTATTTATAACCAGTTGCAAGCCACCCTTGACGATGAAAAGCTGGACAAAGACCGCTTTGAGCAGGAAATGATATATTACCTTGAAAAAATTGATTTTAGCGAAGAAAAATCGAGGTTGATACAGCACTGCCGCTACTTTACCGATACCCTTGCCAAAGAACCCGGAGGTAAGAAACTGGGCTTTATCGCGCAAGAAATGGGTCGTGAAATAAATACGTTGGGTGCCAAAGCTTCTCACTTCAACATCCAACAACTGGTGGTAGTGATGAAGGACGAGCTTGAAAAGATAAAAGAGCAGGTAAACAACGTTTTGTAG
- the guaB gene encoding IMP dehydrogenase gives MYNTSKLKGEALTFDDVLVVPGYSEVLPRDVDTSTRLTRNLRINVPIVSSAMDTVTESRLAIALAQEGGIGILHKNMSIARQAAEVRKVKRSESGMILDPITLNSEATIADALLIMKENKIGGIPIIDSENKLVGILTNRDLRFENNTSRPVREVMTKEGLITAPEGTTLKQAESILQEHRIEKLPVVSNDGKLTGLITYKDILKHRDHPKACKDALGRLLVGAAVGITADTLERVTALVNAGVDVVVIDTAHGHSKGVIDEVKKVKAAFPKLEVIAGNIATGDAAKALAEAGVDAVKVGVGPGSICTTRIIAGIGMPQLSAIFEAAEAVKPYDIPVIADGGIRYSGDLVKALVAGASTIMAGSLFAGVEESPGETILYEGRKVKSYRGMGSIEAMKEGSKDRYFQDAEEEISKLVPEGIVGIVPFRGTLSEVVYQYVGGLRAGMGYCGARTVEELQKAQFVRITGAGVRESHPHDITITKEAPNYSRR, from the coding sequence ATGTATAATACAAGTAAACTAAAGGGCGAAGCCCTTACTTTTGACGATGTTCTCGTCGTTCCCGGTTACTCAGAAGTACTTCCACGCGACGTAGATACCTCTACCCGCCTTACCCGCAACCTCCGCATCAATGTTCCTATTGTTTCATCAGCAATGGATACCGTTACCGAAAGCCGTTTGGCTATTGCCCTTGCGCAAGAAGGAGGTATAGGCATACTGCACAAAAACATGAGCATTGCAAGGCAGGCCGCCGAGGTTCGCAAAGTGAAGCGCAGCGAAAGCGGGATGATATTAGACCCTATTACTCTTAACTCAGAAGCTACCATTGCCGACGCGTTGCTGATAATGAAGGAGAATAAAATCGGCGGTATTCCTATCATCGACAGCGAAAACAAATTGGTAGGTATATTAACCAACCGCGATTTACGCTTTGAAAACAATACCTCACGCCCTGTGCGCGAAGTAATGACCAAAGAGGGTTTGATTACTGCCCCCGAAGGTACTACGCTTAAACAAGCTGAAAGTATTTTGCAAGAACACCGCATTGAGAAATTGCCGGTGGTGAGCAACGACGGTAAACTTACCGGACTGATTACATATAAAGATATTTTAAAGCACCGCGACCACCCCAAAGCCTGCAAAGACGCATTGGGTCGTTTGTTGGTAGGTGCTGCGGTGGGTATTACCGCCGATACATTGGAGCGCGTTACCGCTCTTGTGAATGCCGGAGTAGATGTTGTAGTTATTGATACTGCACACGGTCATTCAAAAGGGGTGATTGACGAAGTGAAGAAAGTAAAAGCAGCCTTCCCTAAATTGGAAGTGATTGCTGGAAACATTGCTACAGGCGATGCTGCCAAAGCCTTGGCCGAAGCCGGAGTAGATGCAGTGAAAGTGGGAGTGGGCCCCGGTTCTATTTGTACCACACGTATCATCGCTGGTATAGGGATGCCGCAACTAAGTGCCATTTTTGAAGCAGCCGAAGCAGTAAAACCGTATGATATTCCCGTAATTGCTGATGGCGGTATCCGCTACAGCGGCGATTTGGTAAAGGCTCTTGTGGCCGGTGCCAGCACCATCATGGCAGGTTCGTTGTTTGCAGGGGTTGAAGAATCTCCGGGCGAAACCATTTTGTACGAAGGACGTAAGGTGAAATCGTACCGTGGTATGGGCAGTATTGAGGCGATGAAAGAAGGCAGCAAAGACCGTTACTTCCAAGATGCCGAAGAGGAAATCAGCAAACTGGTACCCGAAGGTATTGTCGGTATTGTTCCCTTCCGCGGCACACTAAGCGAAGTTGTTTACCAATACGTTGGCGGTTTGCGCGCAGGTATGGGTTACTGCGGTGCCCGCACTGTTGAAGAATTGCAAAAAGCACAATTTGTGCGCATTACAGGTGCAGGTGTGCGCGAAAGCCACCCGCACGATATTACCATTACCAAAGAGGCTCCTAACTATAGCCGCAGGTAA
- a CDS encoding DMT family transporter, whose amino-acid sequence MPKYISPLTFIVLRVGCALILFLIFHSLFIREKIERKDIGGLALSALFGVAANMLMFFEGLANTTPINASVLMMVTPVFVFVIHTVVNRQGINGVKAAGIVLAAVGAMMLMGGKRLSFSKDTLYGDVYIILNALSYAVYLVYVKKFIKKYNPITVSKWNFIFGFLFVLPFGMGGLEPIDWASFTPFIWFCFWFVLVATTFITYLLNAWALQHAPSTLVGSYIYLQPVIATIIALASQKDVLTSEKIIFILLIFTGVYLVSLTPKKTITE is encoded by the coding sequence CTTTTTATCCGAGAAAAAATTGAACGTAAAGACATAGGCGGTTTGGCGCTTTCGGCCCTGTTTGGGGTAGCTGCCAATATGCTGATGTTTTTTGAGGGATTGGCCAACACCACGCCCATCAATGCCTCAGTGCTAATGATGGTTACGCCCGTGTTTGTGTTTGTCATCCATACCGTAGTGAATCGCCAAGGTATAAACGGAGTAAAAGCCGCTGGCATCGTTCTCGCAGCAGTAGGGGCAATGATGCTGATGGGCGGTAAACGCCTCAGCTTTAGTAAAGATACCCTGTACGGAGACGTTTATATAATCCTGAATGCCCTAAGTTACGCCGTGTATTTGGTGTACGTTAAAAAGTTTATCAAAAAGTACAACCCTATCACCGTAAGCAAGTGGAACTTTATTTTCGGTTTCCTTTTTGTGTTACCCTTTGGTATGGGCGGTCTTGAGCCGATTGATTGGGCAAGCTTTACCCCTTTTATATGGTTTTGCTTTTGGTTTGTGCTGGTAGCCACCACATTTATTACGTATTTACTTAATGCGTGGGCGTTGCAGCACGCACCTTCAACGCTTGTAGGCTCATACATATACCTGCAACCCGTTATTGCAACCATTATAGCCCTTGCCAGCCAAAAAGACGTACTTACGTCAGAAAAGATTATATTTATCCTGTTAATATTTACGGGGGTGTATTTAGTATCCCTCACACCTAAAAAAACAATCACTGAATGA